One Candidatus Sulfurimonas baltica DNA segment encodes these proteins:
- the xseA gene encoding exodeoxyribonuclease VII large subunit yields MNILNVSSLNEQIKTLLESTFSRVLVDGELSRITFHNSGHIYFTLKDSTSTIKAVMFKGNASKLKFQLKEGLKVILDGAVTLYKPRGEYQINCFSIEPSGQGALALAYEQLKSKLSEQGYFDTQRKQQLPRFPKKIALITSATGAALQDMLRVANTRYRALEIDIYDVLVQGESAAYSIANAIGYSDKKEYDIIVIGRGGGSIEDLWAFNEEIVADAIFKAKTPVVSAVGHEIDWVISDFVSDLRAPTPSAAMEMILPDTNELYQYMDSLSTQYSQILSQKLFNSKQELTHLINSYSQHSVERKITQKLYEIKQIKESFYQTISFKMQNFSKEMQSVKESFPHIIDSKVNIAKNQIVTLQKMLESNHPKLKSKKGFAQISKNAKVIDISSLHVDEIFDVQSDKISISAKVIKISKK; encoded by the coding sequence TTGAATATATTAAATGTTTCATCGCTGAATGAGCAGATTAAGACTCTTCTTGAGAGTACTTTCTCTCGTGTATTGGTTGATGGAGAGCTCTCCCGCATAACTTTTCATAACAGTGGACATATCTACTTCACTCTAAAAGATTCAACATCAACAATTAAAGCAGTAATGTTTAAAGGCAATGCTTCAAAGTTGAAATTTCAACTCAAAGAGGGGCTAAAAGTTATACTCGATGGTGCAGTTACTCTTTATAAACCACGCGGCGAGTATCAGATTAACTGTTTTAGCATTGAACCATCAGGACAAGGTGCTTTGGCCTTGGCCTATGAGCAACTAAAAAGTAAGTTGTCAGAACAAGGATATTTTGATACGCAAAGAAAACAACAACTTCCAAGATTTCCTAAAAAAATAGCACTTATTACCTCCGCAACTGGTGCAGCCTTGCAAGATATGTTAAGAGTAGCAAATACAAGATACAGAGCTTTGGAGATAGATATATATGATGTTTTAGTTCAAGGTGAGAGTGCGGCTTATTCCATAGCAAATGCAATTGGATATAGTGATAAAAAAGAGTATGATATTATCGTTATAGGTCGTGGCGGTGGAAGTATTGAGGATTTATGGGCTTTTAATGAAGAGATTGTAGCAGATGCAATATTTAAAGCTAAAACTCCTGTAGTCTCCGCAGTCGGTCATGAAATAGACTGGGTTATAAGTGATTTTGTTTCAGATTTGCGAGCACCAACACCTAGTGCCGCAATGGAGATGATTCTTCCAGATACCAATGAGTTGTACCAATATATGGACTCTTTATCAACGCAGTATTCACAAATATTGTCACAGAAGCTATTTAACTCAAAACAAGAACTTACTCACCTGATAAACTCATACTCGCAGCACTCTGTAGAGAGAAAAATTACGCAAAAACTTTACGAAATAAAACAGATAAAAGAGTCATTTTACCAGACAATATCGTTTAAAATGCAAAACTTTTCCAAAGAGATGCAAAGTGTTAAAGAGAGCTTCCCTCATATTATTGATTCAAAAGTAAATATTGCTAAAAATCAGATTGTTACTCTACAAAAGATGTTAGAATCTAATCATCCAAAACTAAAGAGCAAAAAAGGTTTTGCACAAATATCTAAAAATGCAAAAGTGATAGATATTTCGTCCCTACATGTAGATGAAATTTTTGATGTTCAAAGTGATAAAATAAGTATAAGTGCAAAAGTTATTAAAATAAGTAAAAAATAG
- the ubiE gene encoding bifunctional demethylmenaquinone methyltransferase/2-methoxy-6-polyprenyl-1,4-benzoquinol methylase UbiE: MEKQEKIVSMFDNIAPTYDTANRVMSMGVDKSWRRKACDLAYEFYAKDSLDKIVDVACGTGDMMDFWKKRAEVNGISIGEIVGVDPSNGMVNVAREKYPKFMYHISKATEIPMPDCGADILSITYGIRNVVERAEALIEFNRVLKKDGLVVILEFMKNENPSIFGKIRDFYMNKILPKIGGFISKNLEAYEYLPNSIEDFSTVENMKKELENAGFEMLYVKSFSMDISTLLIAKKI; the protein is encoded by the coding sequence ATGGAAAAACAAGAAAAAATAGTATCTATGTTTGATAACATAGCTCCAACATACGATACCGCAAATCGTGTTATGAGTATGGGAGTAGACAAAAGCTGGAGACGCAAAGCTTGTGATTTAGCTTATGAGTTTTATGCTAAAGACTCTTTGGATAAAATTGTAGATGTTGCTTGTGGAACTGGTGATATGATGGACTTCTGGAAAAAAAGAGCAGAAGTAAACGGCATATCAATTGGTGAAATAGTCGGTGTTGATCCCTCTAATGGCATGGTCAATGTTGCAAGAGAAAAATATCCAAAGTTTATGTACCATATATCAAAGGCGACAGAAATCCCAATGCCAGATTGTGGTGCAGATATTTTAAGTATTACATATGGAATCAGAAATGTTGTTGAGAGAGCAGAAGCGCTAATAGAGTTCAACAGAGTTCTTAAAAAAGATGGACTTGTTGTAATATTGGAGTTTATGAAAAATGAAAATCCTTCAATATTTGGAAAAATTAGAGATTTTTATATGAATAAAATATTGCCAAAGATTGGTGGATTTATCTCTAAAAATTTAGAAGCATATGAGTATTTACCAAATTCAATAGAAGATTTTTCAACAGTTGAGAATATGAAAAAAGAGCTTGAAAATGCAGGTTTTGAAATGCTTTACGTGAAAAGTTTTTCAATGGATATTTCAACTCTTCTTATTGCTAAAAAAATATAA
- the sppA gene encoding signal peptide peptidase SppA, with translation MQTLKTIFSPITATLGFIQNHFKAMIFLLILFLIFAPDNEKDFTPNNLQQINLVGPIMEVSEVLQQIDDATYNDSIKGVLFVVDSPGGAVAPSIEVAYAIKRLKEKKPVVAYAGGTIASGSYYASIWANEIIANPGSMVGSIGVIMQGADLSELMSKIGVKSQSVQAGKYKKVGTGDRAWAPYEINELNKVINGTYDLFTTDVASARGLDINKRDFYANAHIFTAHQAKDVGLIDSIGVSYDAKIRVVELSGVANPIWNKEDKFEKLMKKLSASTAVTLHTYFPALTLK, from the coding sequence ATGCAAACATTAAAAACAATATTTTCACCAATTACTGCAACTTTAGGATTTATTCAAAATCACTTCAAAGCTATGATATTTTTACTCATACTTTTTTTGATATTCGCACCTGATAATGAAAAAGATTTTACACCAAACAATTTGCAGCAGATAAACTTGGTAGGACCAATAATGGAGGTCTCTGAAGTTTTACAGCAGATTGATGATGCAACTTATAATGACTCTATAAAAGGTGTTTTATTTGTTGTTGATTCTCCAGGAGGGGCTGTCGCTCCATCTATAGAGGTGGCATATGCAATAAAAAGACTAAAAGAGAAAAAACCTGTTGTTGCTTATGCTGGAGGAACTATCGCAAGCGGTAGTTATTATGCAAGTATTTGGGCAAATGAAATTATTGCAAACCCTGGTTCAATGGTTGGAAGTATTGGAGTTATTATGCAGGGAGCTGACTTAAGTGAGCTTATGAGCAAAATAGGTGTAAAATCCCAAAGTGTGCAGGCTGGTAAATATAAAAAAGTCGGAACAGGTGATAGAGCTTGGGCTCCTTATGAAATAAATGAGTTAAACAAGGTAATAAATGGGACTTACGATCTGTTTACAACTGATGTAGCAAGTGCTAGAGGTCTAGATATTAATAAAAGAGATTTCTATGCCAATGCTCATATATTTACGGCGCATCAGGCAAAAGATGTTGGTCTAATAGATAGTATCGGTGTGAGCTATGATGCAAAGATAAGAGTTGTTGAACTAAGTGGAGTGGCAAACCCAATATGGAACAAAGAAGATAAGTTCGAAAAACTTATGAAAAAACTCTCAGCAAGCACTGCTGTGACTCTTCATACATATTTTCCGGCTCTTACCTTAAAGTAG
- the lpxC gene encoding UDP-3-O-acyl-N-acetylglucosamine deacetylase produces the protein MYQTTIKKPVELVGIGLHKGSAVKLRLEPLDSNSGIIFYRSDVDVAIPLIPANVVDTRMATVIGRDGYVISTIEHMLSAVYAYGIDNLKIIVDADEVPVMDGSSASFCMLLDEAGRQELDEPKKVMKIKKDVIIQEGDKYVKLSPSPDLKYDFTIKFAHPVIQKQEYVLHFNKQSYKEEISRARTFGFLHEVQYLRSKGLALGGSLENAVVLDEKKVLNPEGLRFPDEFVRHKILDAIGDMALIGMNFVGNYEAMAGSHDLNHKLTLELLKNPDNYEVIELVGEKTKELEKAYA, from the coding sequence ATGTATCAAACAACTATAAAAAAACCTGTCGAGTTAGTAGGAATTGGTCTTCATAAGGGATCAGCAGTTAAGTTAAGACTAGAACCATTGGATTCAAACAGTGGCATAATATTTTATCGCAGCGATGTAGATGTCGCAATACCTCTTATTCCGGCGAATGTAGTTGATACAAGGATGGCAACTGTAATAGGAAGAGATGGTTATGTTATCTCTACAATAGAGCATATGCTTTCTGCGGTCTACGCATATGGAATAGATAATCTTAAAATCATAGTTGATGCAGATGAAGTTCCGGTTATGGATGGAAGCAGTGCAAGTTTTTGTATGCTTTTGGACGAAGCAGGCAGACAAGAGTTGGATGAACCTAAAAAAGTAATGAAAATTAAAAAAGATGTCATAATTCAAGAGGGTGATAAGTATGTTAAACTTTCTCCATCACCTGATTTAAAGTATGATTTTACTATCAAATTTGCTCATCCGGTTATACAAAAACAAGAGTATGTTTTACATTTTAATAAGCAAAGCTACAAGGAAGAAATATCACGTGCAAGAACTTTCGGCTTTTTGCATGAGGTGCAATATTTGCGTTCAAAAGGGTTAGCTCTTGGAGGCTCACTTGAAAATGCTGTAGTATTGGATGAAAAAAAAGTTCTTAACCCAGAAGGACTGAGGTTCCCAGATGAGTTTGTTCGACATAAAATTTTAGATGCTATTGGTGATATGGCACTTATTGGTATGAATTTTGTAGGAAATTATGAGGCTATGGCAGGTAGCCATGATTTAAACCATAAGCTCACGTTGGAGCTACTAAAAAATCCGGATAATTATGAAGTAATAGAACTTGTTGGTGAAAAAACAAAAGAGTTAGAAAAAGCGTATGCTTAA
- the rimP gene encoding ribosome maturation factor RimP, with protein sequence MSLESDINSLVKSVDLELYDTSIVREGDDTIYRVSVLSSEIEDGKRKGVSLDSCVELTHLISPLLDVTPPISGDYRLEVGSPGIERKISSVKQFEMCVGEKVSISLKAVDKIRDKIRGLLTKVEDSKIFLEIDGEEISIDYGEISKARTYFEW encoded by the coding sequence ATGAGTCTAGAGAGTGATATTAATTCATTAGTCAAGTCGGTTGATTTAGAACTATATGATACATCAATAGTTAGAGAAGGTGATGATACAATCTATAGAGTCAGTGTTTTGTCTTCTGAGATAGAAGATGGGAAAAGAAAAGGTGTGAGTCTCGATTCATGCGTTGAGTTGACTCATCTTATATCTCCGCTTCTTGATGTAACACCTCCAATTTCAGGAGATTACAGACTTGAAGTTGGTAGTCCTGGAATTGAGAGAAAAATATCTTCTGTTAAACAGTTTGAAATGTGTGTTGGTGAAAAAGTTTCTATTAGTTTAAAGGCTGTCGATAAAATTAGGGATAAAATTAGAGGTTTGCTTACAAAAGTTGAAGACTCTAAAATTTTTCTAGAAATTGATGGTGAAGAGATCTCTATAGATTATGGAGAAATTTCAAAAGCTAGAACATATTTTGAATGGTAA
- the thrB gene encoding homoserine kinase, with amino-acid sequence MTISVPATSANLGPGFDSLGLAVDLRNIVEFHQSKFFSVCIKGEGENNPRLKGNNLFVSIFNEHYDRLTKKKQNFKFTFYNQIPMSRGLGSSSAVIVSAIASAHEAAGIRVSKRRILNHALVYESHPDNITPAVMGGFNAATVEKNKVFSQKKHLPNYIKAVVVIPNKPISTAKARTLLPKSYSKENAIYNLSHTALSVAAFFNEDWEILKLASQDRFHQKARMKSLPELFSVQKIAYESGALMSTLSGSGSTFFSMVYDEDSAVIASKLKQKFPDFIVKELDFDNDGLIIER; translated from the coding sequence GTGACAATAAGTGTACCAGCAACAAGTGCCAACCTTGGACCAGGATTTGATTCATTGGGATTGGCGGTTGATTTAAGAAATATAGTTGAATTTCATCAATCGAAATTTTTTAGTGTATGTATAAAAGGCGAGGGTGAAAATAACCCAAGACTAAAAGGAAATAATCTTTTCGTTAGTATCTTTAATGAACACTACGATAGATTGACTAAAAAAAAGCAAAATTTTAAGTTTACTTTTTACAATCAAATACCAATGTCAAGAGGACTTGGAAGTTCATCTGCTGTAATTGTTTCTGCAATAGCAAGCGCACATGAAGCTGCCGGAATAAGAGTTTCTAAAAGAAGAATACTTAATCATGCCTTAGTGTATGAATCGCATCCTGACAATATTACTCCAGCCGTTATGGGTGGGTTTAATGCTGCAACAGTAGAAAAAAATAAAGTATTTTCTCAAAAAAAACATTTACCAAATTATATTAAAGCGGTTGTAGTTATTCCAAACAAACCGATTAGTACAGCTAAAGCTAGAACGCTTCTTCCAAAATCGTATTCCAAAGAGAATGCAATATATAATCTGTCACATACAGCGCTTAGTGTTGCTGCATTTTTCAATGAAGATTGGGAAATTTTAAAATTGGCATCACAAGACAGATTTCATCAAAAAGCTAGAATGAAATCTTTACCGGAACTGTTTAGTGTTCAAAAAATAGCATATGAGAGTGGGGCATTGATGAGTACTCTGTCTGGAAGCGGTTCTACGTTTTTTTCAATGGTGTATGATGAAGACTCAGCAGTTATTGCAAGTAAACTAAAGCAAAAATTTCCTGATTTTATAGTTAAAGAGTTAGATTTTGACAATGATGGTCTAATAATAGAGAGATAA
- the infB gene encoding translation initiation factor IF-2, which yields MTEKVRVHEIAKELGIASKDVVKKASDMGIEVKSANSTVSMEEAEGLMNYIMNGEVAEAPTSVSKSPAKVTSETPSVNETPEKNEANKETSDVKKIVPNKVKIETQEESHVEKTTPTEEKEVKKEVAEKPETELKEVNKTALNIVEPKKMLIKRSGLKIVKKKQPKVEEKFALPEKQATISSYGKMSAEALEELATKKKTKQHSATAKKQTQGTKIDVFGGSMAEVSMDMDNQVTLLDLNSTERRDMMPEQPRKPREPKPIGRNANKKAAPRGRKVSRDKRKTYLKNKPEDVIVTHVEIPEDIRVYEFAEKLNRPISDIIKVLFDLGMMMTKNDFLGNDEIEILSEEFGVEVTIIDPKDEFTHTEEDIEEDPDATERPPVITIMGHVDHGKTSLLDAIRKAKVTQAEAGGITQHIGAYTIEQHGKAITFIDTPGHAAFSHMRQRGTDVTDIIVIVVAADDGVKPQTEEVIKLAKESGAPVIIALNKMDKETAQPDMVKGQMAERGMNPVDWGGDIEFIPVSAKSGMGIDDLLENILLVADVLELKANENAMAKAAVVESSLEKGRGPVATVIVQNGTLKVGDFVVCGSAYGRVKALIDENNKQVKFLKPSHTAVVAGLNEVPASGEVMMAMANEKEAKEYAQKRHEYDRHKELSHSTKSSLEDMTSMIAEGRLKSLKVVLKTDVHGSLEAIQSSLNELRNEEVKVNVISSGVGGITENDVELVNNSENCVLLGFNVRPTGSVKALAKQKNVEIKTYSIIYQLLDDITGMLTGMMAPKYTEENTGQAEVKDVFKIPKGMVAGCTVVDGKLVRGGMVRVIREGVVIYEGKLTSLKRFKDDVEEIGRGYECGVVISGYDDVIAGDVIETFKKVEQKVSL from the coding sequence ATGACAGAAAAAGTTAGAGTACACGAAATTGCAAAAGAGCTAGGAATAGCTTCTAAAGATGTAGTTAAAAAAGCCTCAGATATGGGTATCGAAGTAAAATCAGCAAATAGTACAGTGTCTATGGAAGAAGCTGAAGGATTGATGAACTATATTATGAATGGTGAAGTTGCAGAGGCTCCTACATCGGTAAGTAAATCGCCTGCAAAAGTTACAAGTGAGACTCCTAGTGTAAACGAAACTCCTGAAAAAAACGAAGCAAATAAAGAAACTTCTGATGTTAAAAAAATTGTGCCAAATAAAGTAAAAATAGAGACACAAGAGGAGAGCCATGTCGAGAAGACTACTCCTACAGAAGAAAAAGAAGTAAAAAAAGAAGTAGCAGAAAAGCCTGAGACGGAATTAAAAGAAGTTAATAAAACTGCTCTTAATATAGTAGAACCTAAAAAAATGTTGATTAAGAGATCAGGGCTTAAGATTGTAAAAAAGAAACAGCCAAAAGTTGAAGAAAAATTTGCTCTTCCTGAAAAACAAGCAACAATATCTTCATATGGTAAAATGAGCGCAGAAGCTTTAGAAGAATTGGCTACTAAGAAAAAAACAAAGCAGCATTCCGCTACAGCTAAAAAACAAACTCAAGGTACAAAAATAGATGTTTTTGGTGGTTCAATGGCAGAAGTTTCTATGGATATGGACAATCAGGTTACACTTCTAGACCTTAACTCTACAGAGCGTAGAGATATGATGCCTGAACAACCAAGAAAACCAAGAGAGCCTAAACCAATAGGTAGAAATGCCAACAAAAAAGCAGCACCAAGAGGAAGAAAAGTTTCTCGTGATAAGAGAAAAACATACCTGAAAAATAAACCTGAAGATGTAATAGTAACTCATGTAGAGATACCCGAAGATATTCGTGTTTATGAATTTGCAGAAAAACTAAACCGTCCTATATCAGATATTATTAAAGTTCTTTTCGATCTTGGTATGATGATGACAAAAAATGATTTTTTAGGAAATGATGAGATTGAAATTCTTTCTGAAGAGTTTGGTGTAGAGGTTACTATTATTGATCCTAAAGATGAGTTTACTCATACTGAAGAAGACATAGAAGAGGATCCAGATGCTACTGAAAGACCTCCTGTAATTACGATAATGGGTCACGTAGATCATGGTAAAACTTCACTTTTAGATGCTATTCGTAAGGCAAAAGTTACTCAAGCAGAAGCTGGTGGGATAACTCAACATATTGGTGCTTATACTATAGAACAACATGGTAAAGCGATTACATTTATTGATACTCCTGGTCACGCAGCATTCTCTCATATGCGTCAGCGCGGTACAGATGTGACAGATATTATCGTAATCGTTGTTGCGGCTGATGATGGTGTTAAGCCTCAAACTGAAGAGGTTATTAAGCTTGCTAAAGAGTCGGGTGCTCCGGTTATAATAGCTTTAAATAAAATGGATAAAGAGACTGCTCAACCAGATATGGTTAAAGGTCAAATGGCAGAGCGTGGAATGAACCCTGTTGATTGGGGTGGAGATATTGAGTTTATTCCAGTTTCTGCAAAAAGCGGAATGGGAATTGATGACTTACTTGAAAATATTCTTCTTGTAGCAGATGTATTAGAGCTTAAGGCAAATGAAAATGCTATGGCTAAAGCAGCTGTTGTTGAATCATCACTTGAAAAAGGTCGTGGTCCTGTTGCAACAGTAATAGTTCAAAACGGTACACTTAAAGTTGGTGATTTTGTTGTTTGTGGTAGTGCTTATGGTCGTGTTAAAGCGCTTATAGATGAGAACAATAAACAAGTTAAATTTTTAAAACCTAGTCATACTGCTGTTGTTGCAGGTCTTAATGAAGTTCCAGCTTCAGGTGAAGTTATGATGGCTATGGCTAATGAAAAAGAAGCAAAAGAGTATGCTCAAAAAAGACATGAGTATGATAGACATAAAGAGCTTTCACATAGTACTAAGTCGTCATTAGAAGATATGACTTCTATGATTGCAGAGGGTAGACTTAAATCTCTTAAAGTTGTACTTAAAACAGATGTTCACGGTTCACTAGAGGCTATCCAAAGTTCACTTAATGAATTGAGAAATGAAGAAGTTAAAGTAAATGTAATTAGTTCTGGTGTTGGTGGAATTACAGAAAATGATGTAGAACTAGTAAACAACAGTGAAAATTGTGTACTTCTTGGTTTCAATGTTCGTCCAACAGGTAGTGTTAAGGCACTAGCAAAACAGAAAAATGTTGAGATAAAAACTTACTCAATTATCTACCAATTATTAGATGATATTACAGGAATGCTTACTGGTATGATGGCTCCTAAATACACTGAAGAAAACACTGGACAAGCAGAAGTTAAAGATGTGTTTAAAATACCAAAAGGTATGGTTGCTGGTTGTACAGTTGTGGATGGTAAACTTGTACGTGGCGGAATGGTTCGTGTTATACGTGAAGGCGTCGTAATTTACGAGGGTAAATTGACATCTCTAAAACGTTTTAAAGATGATGTTGAAGAGATTGGACGCGGTTATGAGTGTGGTGTCGTTATAAGTGGTTACGATGATGTAATAGCTGGCGATGTTATTGAAACATTCAAAAAAGTTGAGCAAAAAGTTTCTCTGTGA
- the rbfA gene encoding 30S ribosome-binding factor RbfA, with product MTEAQIKLKRTESLLLELIPEALGSLNDKRLHVLSVIEVKCSRGKSDAKVYLDPASFTEEEKKEYMKLLRNARPIVETFCLKDQGWFRSPKLTFEFDEQLKKSQSIEELFKKIAKD from the coding sequence GTGACAGAAGCTCAAATAAAGCTAAAAAGAACAGAATCACTTCTTTTGGAGTTGATTCCTGAAGCTTTAGGCAGTTTAAATGATAAAAGGCTACATGTACTGAGTGTCATTGAAGTTAAATGTTCTCGCGGAAAAAGTGATGCTAAAGTTTATCTTGATCCAGCTTCATTTACAGAAGAAGAAAAAAAAGAGTATATGAAATTACTCCGTAATGCACGCCCGATTGTTGAAACATTTTGTCTTAAAGATCAGGGTTGGTTTCGTAGTCCGAAATTAACATTTGAGTTTGACGAACAACTAAAAAAATCTCAAAGTATAGAAGAACTTTTTAAAAAAATAGCTAAGGATTAA
- the ribD gene encoding bifunctional diaminohydroxyphosphoribosylaminopyrimidine deaminase/5-amino-6-(5-phosphoribosylamino)uracil reductase RibD, producing the protein MVINANFYMDLAVREAWRYQGLTYPNPAVGCTVVGLSGEILAVEAHKRAGGPHAEVEALKTAYFKLTNDEGILNILSSSEIHAYLLKNHKNCFKNVSLYTTLEPCSHIGKTPSCATLISSLGIKTLFVGSNDTNEEASGGNEILSKSGLHVEMNILKDECDALLRPFNKWTQKSFVFFKWAQRLNGTTDCGIISSQESRINVHAMRDKCDLLVIGGNTVRVDRPTLDARLINGKAPDVLIISKSKDFDMSIPLFGVKNRKVIISDNFSTCRDYKNIMIEGSSKMLELSRDIIDYYLCYLAPTVGGSNSFTKLDDKFKILNVQKEAQDIIMWMKREL; encoded by the coding sequence ATGGTAATCAACGCTAACTTTTATATGGACCTAGCCGTTAGAGAGGCTTGGAGATATCAAGGTTTAACTTATCCAAATCCGGCAGTTGGCTGTACAGTTGTCGGACTTAGCGGAGAAATTCTTGCTGTAGAGGCTCATAAGCGTGCGGGGGGACCACATGCTGAAGTTGAAGCTCTTAAAACTGCATACTTTAAACTAACAAATGATGAAGGTATTTTAAATATTTTATCTTCATCTGAAATACACGCTTACCTTTTAAAAAATCACAAAAACTGTTTTAAAAATGTTTCACTTTATACAACACTAGAGCCATGTTCACACATTGGTAAAACACCATCATGTGCCACGCTTATATCTTCATTGGGGATAAAAACTCTTTTTGTCGGCTCAAATGATACAAATGAAGAAGCCTCCGGCGGCAATGAAATTCTAAGTAAATCAGGCCTACATGTAGAGATGAATATTTTAAAAGATGAGTGTGATGCTTTATTAAGACCTTTTAATAAATGGACTCAAAAAAGTTTTGTTTTTTTCAAATGGGCACAAAGGCTCAACGGCACAACAGATTGTGGAATTATAAGCTCGCAAGAGTCTAGAATAAACGTGCACGCTATGAGAGACAAATGTGATTTATTGGTTATTGGCGGAAATACTGTTAGAGTTGACAGACCAACTTTAGATGCTCGTTTGATTAACGGCAAGGCACCGGATGTTTTGATTATATCAAAAAGCAAAGATTTTGACATGAGTATCCCTCTGTTTGGTGTAAAAAATAGAAAAGTCATAATATCAGATAATTTTTCTACATGTAGAGATTATAAAAATATTATGATAGAGGGAAGTTCAAAAATGCTTGAGCTATCTCGTGACATTATTGATTATTATCTATGTTACTTAGCTCCAACAGTCGGAGGAAGTAACAGTTTCACAAAATTAGATGATAAGTTTAAGATTTTAAATGTACAAAAAGAAGCACAAGATATAATTATGTGGATGAAAAGGGAATTATAA
- the mqnF gene encoding aminofutalosine deaminase family hydrolase — protein sequence MQIIVPNYILTPNKLLSNMSVAFDKTIKKIAPLNELKEEFPDAEITILKENSLLMPGLINAHVHVEFSANKTNLSYGDFISWLYSVIENREELIDGCKNDCMVKAIDSMLESGITTFGAISSHGMDLEACQNAPQNVVFFNELIGSQATMADALFGDFLARLDASKSVKREGFYPAVAIHSPYSVHPVLIKKALGIVKNEKLKLTAHFMESKAEREWLDNSDGDFKDFFKNLLNQNSAISDSHEFLEYFDGQKTLLTHAVKAEDKELNNISSNGHTVIHCPISNRLLGNGALDLAKLDKLNINWITATDGLSSNYKLDLFEEMKIALFMHTDMPLLELAKKLINSVTKGAALALGLNTGEISQGKNADMIVLDLDNEPNDELAIHLILHRYNVSKIYINGKLKKGI from the coding sequence CAAATTATATTTTAACACCAAATAAACTACTTTCAAATATGTCAGTAGCCTTTGACAAAACAATCAAAAAAATCGCTCCTCTTAATGAGCTTAAAGAAGAGTTTCCTGATGCTGAAATTACAATTTTAAAAGAGAACTCACTTTTGATGCCAGGGCTAATAAACGCACATGTACATGTAGAGTTTAGCGCCAACAAGACAAACCTTAGTTATGGTGATTTTATCTCCTGGCTTTATAGTGTTATAGAGAATCGCGAAGAGCTTATAGATGGGTGTAAAAACGACTGTATGGTAAAAGCAATAGACTCAATGTTAGAGTCAGGGATAACAACATTTGGGGCAATAAGCTCTCATGGAATGGATTTAGAAGCTTGTCAAAATGCCCCCCAGAATGTTGTGTTTTTCAATGAACTTATTGGTTCTCAAGCGACTATGGCTGACGCATTATTTGGTGATTTTTTAGCTCGTTTAGATGCCTCTAAAAGTGTAAAAAGAGAAGGATTTTACCCGGCTGTAGCGATTCATTCACCCTACTCTGTACATCCTGTTTTAATCAAAAAAGCTCTTGGTATTGTTAAAAATGAAAAATTAAAACTTACTGCCCATTTTATGGAGAGTAAAGCCGAAAGAGAGTGGCTTGACAACAGTGATGGAGATTTTAAAGATTTTTTTAAAAACTTATTAAATCAAAATAGCGCTATTAGTGATTCTCATGAATTTTTAGAATATTTCGATGGACAAAAAACTCTCCTTACACATGCGGTTAAAGCTGAGGATAAAGAACTAAACAATATATCATCCAATGGACATACTGTCATTCATTGTCCAATTTCAAACAGACTTTTAGGAAACGGAGCACTTGATTTAGCCAAACTTGATAAATTAAATATCAACTGGATTACAGCCACCGACGGACTTAGCTCAAACTATAAACTTGACCTTTTTGAAGAGATGAAAATTGCACTTTTTATGCATACTGACATGCCTTTGTTAGAGTTGGCAAAAAAACTTATAAATAGCGTTACAAAGGGTGCTGCTTTGGCACTTGGACTTAACACGGGAGAGATAAGTCAGGGTAAAAATGCTGATATGATTGTTTTAGATTTGGATAATGAACCAAATGATGAGTTAGCCATCCATTTAATACTTCATAGATATAATGTCTCTAAAATTTATATAAACGGAAAACTAAAAAAGGGTATTTAA